One Yoonia sp. BS5-3 genomic window carries:
- a CDS encoding helix-turn-helix transcriptional regulator: protein MRRPTSQKQISLVFLGCLTAFQILCAGFFVAEFLTEVLGLRHWALPFVWREILQILASLGLVIGSVTAILLLRQMRRRMNDVDRQLRAASGAFGDVMTEFFDEWSLSPSERDVAMFALRGYSNSEIADLRGKSEATVKTQINAVFRKADVTSRAQLMGLFVDAIMSEAPQKTAPNAVPAAA from the coding sequence ATGCGCCGCCCGACATCCCAAAAACAGATATCCCTCGTCTTTCTAGGATGTCTGACGGCCTTTCAAATACTCTGCGCCGGGTTTTTCGTGGCCGAGTTTTTGACTGAAGTCCTGGGCCTGCGCCATTGGGCGCTGCCCTTTGTCTGGCGGGAAATACTACAGATCCTGGCGAGTCTCGGGCTGGTGATCGGTTCGGTCACAGCTATCCTTTTGCTTCGCCAGATGCGGCGGCGCATGAACGATGTGGACCGGCAATTGCGCGCGGCCTCGGGCGCGTTTGGCGACGTGATGACCGAGTTCTTTGACGAATGGTCCTTATCCCCGTCCGAACGGGATGTCGCCATGTTCGCCTTGCGCGGTTATTCCAATAGCGAGATCGCGGATTTGCGCGGCAAAAGCGAAGCAACCGTCAAAACGCAAATCAATGCAGTGTTTCGCAAAGCCGATGTCACTAGTCGGGCGCAGCTGATGGGGCTGTTTGTCGATGCGATCATGTCGGAGGCGCCGCAAAAGACAGCGCCAAATGCGGTCCCCGCGGCCGCATAG
- a CDS encoding slipin family protein — MLRIFDTLTGHRRLVLTENDRAILTRKGRTVDMLGAGEHRIKRDDVVEQHKLTSAIFSGGNVDALLRDAPDLAAKHLVELRTDANEVAVVMREGRLFTALAPDSRMHLWADAGPFDVTRHDVAADVRVPDDLAKRLMRARLTSLMTAAEVAEGHVGVMTLDGANPTVLASGAHMFWNAGARVAVKHVDMRLRSHDVTGHEILTRDRVTLRVNLAADFRVVDPVTAVTKVRDFEEALHRALGLAFRRTLGALTLDALLADKVAVDAEAADAVRAEMATLGVEVGAIALKDVILPGEMRDILTAVVAAEKEAEANVIRRREETNATRSLLNTAKVMAENPVMLRLKELEALEVIAGKVERLTVHNGTAGLLGDVAKLRD, encoded by the coding sequence ATGTTGCGGATATTTGATACACTGACTGGCCATCGTCGGCTGGTCTTGACAGAAAATGACCGGGCCATCCTGACGCGTAAAGGGCGTACCGTTGATATGCTGGGCGCTGGCGAACACCGGATCAAACGCGACGATGTTGTCGAACAGCACAAGCTGACTTCGGCGATCTTCTCGGGCGGAAACGTGGATGCGCTGTTGCGGGATGCACCTGATTTGGCGGCAAAGCACCTTGTCGAATTGCGCACGGACGCAAACGAGGTGGCGGTCGTCATGCGCGAGGGGCGTCTTTTCACGGCACTTGCACCTGATAGCCGGATGCATTTGTGGGCTGATGCAGGGCCCTTCGATGTGACCCGGCATGATGTGGCGGCCGATGTCCGTGTACCCGATGATCTGGCCAAACGGTTGATGCGGGCGCGCCTGACATCGCTCATGACCGCAGCCGAGGTGGCCGAAGGTCATGTGGGTGTTATGACCCTCGATGGGGCCAACCCCACTGTGCTGGCATCCGGGGCGCATATGTTCTGGAACGCGGGCGCGCGCGTGGCGGTCAAACATGTGGATATGCGTCTGCGGTCCCATGACGTCACCGGGCATGAGATCCTGACGCGTGACCGTGTCACGTTGCGGGTGAACCTCGCCGCTGACTTTCGGGTGGTGGACCCTGTGACAGCCGTCACCAAGGTCCGCGACTTTGAAGAAGCGTTGCACCGGGCACTGGGTCTGGCCTTTCGCCGGACATTGGGGGCACTGACCCTCGATGCGCTCTTGGCCGATAAGGTCGCTGTGGATGCCGAGGCCGCTGATGCGGTCCGTGCAGAAATGGCCACCTTGGGGGTCGAAGTCGGGGCAATCGCGTTGAAGGACGTGATCCTGCCGGGCGAGATGCGCGATATCCTGACCGCGGTGGTCGCTGCCGAAAAAGAGGCAGAGGCCAACGTGATCCGGCGCCGCGAAGAAACCAACGCCACCCGGTCGCTGTTGAACACAGCCAAGGTGATGGCCGAAAACCCCGTGATGCTGCGGCTCAAAGAGCTTGAAGCGCTCGAGGTGATCGCAGGCAAGGTCGAGCGGCTGACCGTGCATAACGGCACCGCAGGCCTTTTGGGCGACGTGGCCAAATTGCGTGACTAA
- a CDS encoding DUF2237 domain-containing protein, which produces MEKDPSFNVLGSTLAPCSTEPMTGFFRNGACDTCAADTGSHTVCAVMTDEFLAFSKYVGNDLSTPRPEYGFAGLKSGDQWCLCASRFLQAHEEGCAPQVNLHATHVRALDIVPIDVLREYAVILD; this is translated from the coding sequence ATGGAAAAAGACCCCTCATTCAATGTGCTTGGTAGCACGCTTGCGCCCTGTTCAACGGAGCCGATGACCGGTTTTTTCCGTAACGGAGCCTGCGACACCTGCGCCGCCGATACCGGCAGCCATACGGTTTGCGCCGTGATGACGGATGAGTTTTTGGCTTTTTCAAAATATGTCGGTAATGACCTGAGCACTCCGCGTCCTGAATATGGGTTTGCGGGCCTCAAATCCGGGGATCAGTGGTGTCTTTGCGCCAGCCGGTTCCTGCAAGCGCACGAAGAAGGCTGCGCACCGCAAGTGAACCTGCATGCGACACATGTCCGTGCGCTGGATATCGTGCCGATCGACGTCTTGCGCGAATATGCCGTGATTTTGGATTAA